TCGTCCGAGGTGATGCCACCCGCCTACCGCTGCGCAACCACTGCGCCGACGCCGTCTGCGCCACCGCTGTGATCATGCTCGTTCCCGAACCGGTCGACGCCCTCGCGGAGATGATCCGGATCGTGAAGCCGGGCGGATGGCTGCTGGTGATGGTCCCGTGTCGTCCCACCGGACCGATGTCGGTCGTCACAGGACCGGTGATGGATCGGATCGGCCGATTCGGCGGAGCACGGATGTTCACACCGGACGACCTGTCGATCCTGCTCGAGCAGTTGGGATGCGAGCGCCTCCACAGCTACCAGCAGTTGAACATGCTCACCGCACGAGCCCGCACCCCGAAGCCGGCACGAGAAACGAAATCCGCCCCGTCGGGAAGGAACACCCAATGAACGCGAATCCCACCCAACCGCCCAACGCACCGGGTCCATCCGACTTCGATGCGCTCTACCGCGGCGACTTCGAAGCACTGAGCCGCGTGCAGCAGCCCACCGGTGCGCAACGTCCCGTCCACTTCGACAAGGTTCCGTGGGACATCGGCGAGTCCCAGCCCCTGTTGCGGACGCTCGAAGCCGACGGCGAGATCACCAGCGAAGTGCTCGACATCGGTTGCGGGCTGGGAGAAAACGCGATATTCCTCGCAGACCGCGGCTATCGGGTGTGCGGACTCGACGCGGCACCCGCCGCGATCGAGATCGCGCGTGAGCGTGCCCGGAAGCGAGGACTGGACCAGGCCGTCACGTTCGAAACGGCCGATGCCACCGACCTGAGCGGTTACGCCGACCGGTTCACGACCATCATCGACAGCGCCCTCTACCACTGCTTCCCCGAGGACCGACGCCCCGGCTACGTCGCCGAACTGCACCGGGCCTGCCGCCCGGACGGCAAGCTCCACCTCGTGTGCTTCTCGGACCAGGTCCCCGACGAGTTCCCCGGTCCGTACCGCATCAGCGAAGACAACCTCCGCGACACCCTCACCGGCGGGGGTTGGGCCATCCGGCGGCTGGAGCGGACCCACTACACCACCGCCATGACCCGCAGCGACATGCAACGCGAAGACTTCGCGCCGATCGCTGCCGCGGTCGCGGAACTCGGCTACGACTCCCACGACCGCCTCCTCGCGCCGGTCTGGCTAGTTACTGCCGAACGCCGTTGAGCGCCACCATGAATACGGTGGCACTCGAGCTGGTGCCACCGGAAGTGGACGGGGGTGCCGGCAGGGCCCTCGACGAGGGCTGCGCGGCCGTCGACCTGTGCCGCCGCCACGGGCTGGCCGAGCACGTGCGCCACGTGATGATCCCCGGGATCAT
This genomic stretch from Prescottella soli harbors:
- a CDS encoding class I SAM-dependent methyltransferase, coding for MNANPTQPPNAPGPSDFDALYRGDFEALSRVQQPTGAQRPVHFDKVPWDIGESQPLLRTLEADGEITSEVLDIGCGLGENAIFLADRGYRVCGLDAAPAAIEIARERARKRGLDQAVTFETADATDLSGYADRFTTIIDSALYHCFPEDRRPGYVAELHRACRPDGKLHLVCFSDQVPDEFPGPYRISEDNLRDTLTGGGWAIRRLERTHYTTAMTRSDMQREDFAPIAAAVAELGYDSHDRLLAPVWLVTAERR